The genome window tcctccactcagtcatttgaagcagctggagtccagagaagttcatgtacacttgagaagacattcaagccaccaaagtgcttaagtgatcaaatccaaggcgattaagcacaccattagagagtgattagtgcttgtaggcctagagagagtgtagctagttgatagctgcatagagagtggatcaaggagtgatcctaacttgtaccaattggtacgccagcaccttggagtcttggtgactcgccggtaagcttgttgaccctccgacttggtgtggagaggcggcaaggtatttgtgcggggacgcggagacccttgcctttgtggctcaagctccgaagtgatcacggcggcgaggaaccggaagagaggctagtggtgagaccttgccttggtggtttggtggctcatccggatagaggccttgtctttgtgacttggtggctcaaaggccgtgaccgggtgccgaccgggagcatatcctttgtggagctccaacgtggactaggggtggcattcatgccatcgaaaccacgggataaaaatccttgtgccgagtttgttctctctaccctctttacacttccgcatttacattcttgcaatttaccttactagataggttgcaagtttccttaatcggtagagtagacacgctagataaacctagagcacatttagatagaaattgatataggtttatcttatgttatTTTTTGAGCCGGTTTAgctctaagtgtcctaattcaccccccctcttaggacgtcaccgatccttacaagtggtatcagagcctcgtgctcttaaATTGGGCttaaccgcctagagttgtgacgtccggggttgggatggatttccatagcgctccactttttgatggcacaaattttcccCGTTGGAAggttctaatgtcttgttatttgcaagcccggggattagatatttggagagtcactgaggaagggatgaggcaacgcatcaccaacaaggagagacaattaaatgcattggcgaagagtatacttttatcatctttatgcaccgatgcatttaatcgtgtttattctctcaccaatgcgcatgatatttggactagtctcaatAAAATACATGagggcacaaaggatgtgcgcaatgagaaatatcatgtgcttgttactaagctcaatggcctTAAGCAACTatcctatgaaagtgctaatgatatatattctcgtttgaatattcttgtgaatgagatcaatgggttaggtttgacgccaattgaagacgatcaagtggtgagaagaatatttcaagctcttcttccaaagtacaagttgatagtctccatcatctatgacaacaatgacatcaaaaggatgactccaagtcaagtgctagacaagatcaccgtccatgagatgaccatgaacatggaggtggaagcccctacctcatccaacaccaagaatcttgctctcacaagcaagcaagcttaatgtcaacatatgaaggcaagaatgaggaggcaagagcaagagtcaagctcaagcgaagatgatggtgatcaagatgaagagagcgaagaagaggatgatcaaagcacatcaagtgatgaagaattgGATCCCAAGATGGCTAAGCTCTTCTCGCAAATAGAGAAGAACGTGAAGAGGATCAacgccaagattgatcatccaatctccattcaAGACATGATCAAAACAAtggatcatatcaagaaagagaaagagaagaaaatcaagaagagggagacaaggagtAGAGCCAAAGCttttgcaagcatgggaagatgggtgagtgaagatgaagattcaagctcaaatgatgagagcctcaccatcctctaccccaagagaagctctttctcaaagtcatcatcacgcaagtcttcacacaagtgcctcatggccaaaagtatggatagcgatgtaagtgatgatgaatccgatgaggattccccctcctatgatgaactccttcaattgataaatgagcaacaaagggccattaagaaataatcaaaagagcataagaaattcaatgcacttaatgacatccatgctacatttgtttctaattatgatcaattattgtgcaaattcaatttgctaaacaaggagtatgaagagcttaaggctaagtgcattgaatctcaaactatgacccctttgaagcaatctacttCTCTctttaattacaatcctaaggtagatgttttcacttcttgtaatgatttaattgctttatcatgctcacccctttgcaatgagatgtgTGTTGAGAAttttgttgtagaatcatctaacaacctcattgcaaaagaaaatgttaagctcaagcaagaagtggaaaagctcaaggaagacttggcaagattgaagggcaaaggacatatccaacctcctcaagataaccatgcattcatggtgaagaagcttgcggaggggtcaaccgtgatatgcttcaaatgccatttggaaggccacaagtccttcaaatgcaagcaagtgaagaaggagaccaaggagaagaagaagatggctaaCCTCTTAAACAAAGCCTTCaacttctacaccaagcccaactacaagctcaagtctaagaacaaccactacaagcttaagaagaaggaaaatggtaaggtggttgcacacaaggTTGGGAGAAGAGATTGGGGGAGGAACCAATCTATTTGGGTAcccaaagaagtcatcaccaacataaaggggccccaatcggtttgggttccaaagaagacttgaagtccgaAGCGGCtacggggatttggagacttggctcacaagatgaagatgaaggaaGCTCAAGCAatgaagccaagtgtacaagatgggcacattgatgaagatcataatcatcatatacccaaatccccatccaaaggtgaaaGGTACCATATGTTAATTTCTTTCAATTTGtacctttgccttgtctagcattgcatgtgcttaattcaatttgttgcaatgcctagtgtaagtttttcatatggtaggttgcttgtgtttatctttaATCTATaagcaacctacatagtttattagttgtaggtttaaTCAATGGCACTAGttttcatttggtatctttttaTGTGCCATAAGTCCAATCTGTAGGATAaatcctcattgttatcaataacaagtgcatatatccctcacaagtattcaacacttgtatacacatatttagggggagtataacctatgggttgtgattttgagactaacatgtgttgcaagttgtatcttttgtagtctcatggagaagtCAATAAGTCCCTGGAGGTATGTTATGCACAtacttttcaattggtatcattgccAATCCggttattcatttaagctacctccatacataatatggtTTAAACTTTCCATCTTCTATATTGTCTAGTTTTGCATGTCTTTcttttatcatatgtatgcacacatatagggagagtttaaatcatattacgtgagtttcatgaattgtgatccatatgctttctttgcattgaaTTGGTACCATCTCCTTGATTTGatttccttcaattggtatcattttcttttattggatcatgatttgtgaaactctctcccatgtgttctaatattttcccttgagttcaacatgtgcatatagcatttttgggagattgttgacaaagggagagaagtatGGTGAGCAAAGCAAGAGACAAATCAAGTTCAAGTTGCaagtgttgacaaagggggagaagaaggaaCAAGAAACAACTTGAGGCatctaggttgacaaagggaagaagctcttgcatgggccatccaagggagatagtggcgatggaaaaagggggagccacaacaaagggggacttaatggtaagaatatgcatccaagcaatgtgatAAGGTATTTTGCCTTTTACAATTGGTTTACATTTGTTAtcttttattatttgccacttgttttggttgtgttgtcatcaatcaccaaaaagggggagattgtaggaaacatgccattaggttgattgcctaaattacataagagcatgtatgtgattttggtgattaatgacaacatagtcaataagactaacatgtttgtcaagtatatgctttagtaggtctcatggatgcaacaaaagagaagtcgccgaagccggaacaaagaaaggaatgaattggacttgttccatgaattttgatgtgatcaaatgggttggatttctgtataattttatagagttcttcacaagctttcaatagagccaaagatcatcaaaatcggagttcggagcgaaaacttatgcccaaaatacaaaacgcagttgtgctgaaatttgcctcaccggattatccggtgctcataatgaattttgatgtgatcaaatgggatgtatttttgtataatcttgtagatctattcacaagctttcaatagagtccaagatcatcaaaatcggagttcggagcgaaaagttatgcccaaaatacagttgtgctgaaatttgcctcacaggataatccggtgctcaaaatcaacataactccggtgcttcagaggaatatccggtgctcaaatcaacataactccggtgctcaaatcaacataagtctggtgcctcacaggataatccggtgctcacaaaatgaactcaccggactaatttttgcagagagctccaaaatgaacttatgggcataggataatccggtgcttttgtccggtgttaactaactcatcacaggataatccggtgctcacagttgagtttgagtgggttccaacggctagtttctctgatgtactcacaggataatccggtgcttgtactactatcatcacaggattatccggtgctcacaattttctgagccgttggggcaacggctagttggcgggtttgaggctataaatactcctccacttagtcatttgaagcagctggagtccagagaagttcatgtacacttgagaagacatccaagccaccaaagtgcttaagtgatcaaatccaaggcgattaagcacaccattagagagtgattagtgcttgtaggcctagagagagtgtagctagttgatagctgcatagagagtggatcaaggagtgatcctaacttgtaccaattggtacgccggcaccttggagtcttggtgactcgccggtaagcttgttgaccctccgacttggtgtggagaggcggcaaggtatttgtgaggggacgcggagacccttgcctttgtggctcaagctccgaagtgatcacgacagcgaggaaccggaagagaggctagtggtgagaccttgccttggtggtttggtggctcatccggatagaggccttgtctttgtgacttggtggctcaaaggccgtgaccggatgccgaccgggagcatatcctttgtggagctccaacgtggactaggggtggcattcatgccatcgaaaccacgggataaaaatccttgtgccgagtttgttctctctaccctctttacacttccgcatttacattcttgcaatttaccttactagataggttgcaagtttccttaatcggtagagtagacacgctagataaacctagagcacatttagatagaaattgatataggtttatcttgtgttattttttgagccgGTTTAgctctaagtgtcctaattcaccccccctcttaggacgtcaccgatccttacacaGGGACAAAGAGCAGATCGCACGCTATGAAAGCATTTACACCACGCGTAGGTAGACAAGATCGGTGCCTTTAAAACAAAGAGTGGGGTATGCTTCAACCATACACTGCCCTTGTATACGGTTGTGTCACTGCAATCATTCAATCCTACCTAGGAATGTCAATAAATTCGAAAGATCAAGATTATATCAAGGAGGACAAGGGAATTAATGTGtttgtatggatgtaatatattttgaattttgctaGTTAATTGTCAGCAGATTTCTTAAGGAGAAATCTGTTGAATTACTCACCTTACAGTTAGCGACAAGATTCGTGCATGACACCTCTTCCTCTATCTCCAACGAACTCCATAAATTCCGGTGaattttagggttagggtttaggtttttGGGGAGGGATTCGTGGCTGCCGCGGTAGAGGGAGGTCCAGGGGGTTGGTGGCCAGCGGTGGTGGCAGGTGGGATGGCGAGGCGGCAGGGGTGCTGCCCACTATGGGTGGTCGTGGACCGCTGGTTGGGCTACGGTGACAGCGGGGGCAAGCATAGCAGATAGGTTAGCGAGGGAGCAGTCGCGGGGTGGCGACTCTGGCGATGGTAGCGGCGCCGGAGCTGAGCGGAGCGATGGTGGAGGCGAGGGCGAACGAAAGCCGGCTCGAAGGAAGAATGAGAGGGGCAATTACAAAGGAGGGAGGTGAGGTAGAGGTGGGTGGGCCGCGCCGACGCTGTGTACAACGTCAGCAAGGCGACGCGTGGGTGAGGGCGAAACGGCGACATGGAGTGAATGAGGTCAGGGAGTTGGGCGCTTGGGAGTTAAAGAGGTGAAGGGGATCTGGATCATTAGATTCTCATCCACGGATCGAAAATTCAACAAATTTGATGGCAAATAATCTGTCAACAAACAACTAGCCAGTCCCATATATTTTTGAGAGCAGTGATAACTGAGTAATAGAGATACCTTAAGGCTTCTAACCAACAAGTCATGGGTTCAATTAAAGAATCATAATAAAAAGTCGACACAGGTAAGCACCCAACCCATGGACCATGGTTGGGAATCGAAACGTTGGGTTATGCGACCGTGGCTCTCACAGATGTTACCAGCGTCACAATACACATTAAAGTTCAACCATCTGAGCAAAGGTCACCTTCCTCAATATTAGATATAATTGCGCCCGAAGAAAAGATTAGGGCTAAGCTAAATCATAGGAATTTTTCTTGATTGCTACGGGAACTAAGCAACTAAACTAGTATACTTTTTAACTATCTGCAAAATCCGAGCAGCCCACAAGTCCATTTGTTTTTCTTCAACGTAAGTATATGTTACAAATTTGAACCAAAATTATTCCTACAAAGTTTAATTTCCATTGCCTAAATTAAGATGCCACGACAAAACAGAAACACTATAATATACCATGATacatctgaaacaaataagAGGAATGATTTTAATTGGTGCTCAAGTCACAAACGTATTGCACTTGAATTGACCTGAATGAATCTCTCTTAACTATCATGCACATGAACTTTGCACTCCAATTTCAGTTTCGGGTACTTCAATAATAAGAATGAACCATCCTTACTATGGCGATGTGCATGTTTTACTACCAGAATATCAAATCCAATGGTGCAACAACCAATGCCATGATTATTTAGTGGAATTAATACTTGTCCGCAATAGCAAGTCCAGTTATGGGTTACAAGCGCCCATTTGTATACAACTGATTACATGTATATGATATAATTCACCATTACATATCGTCCAGGTCAAGAGGAACATAACACGCCACACCCTGACAAGTTCCCAACATTTTTTGATACAGAGAAGTTGGGATCTCCTCGGACTCAAAAACTATTGGAAATATGTTATGGGAGGGAACAACAAAATAGTAGAAATGTCAAAACAGTGTGCTCGCCTGCAGGTAAATATGGTGTTATTCAAGTATGACCActtgaaattaaataaaaaaattaatctaGCTAAAAGACTAGACATATAAAAGTGAGGATCAACTCTGTCTACATCGAATCAAATACATCCCTACATGCAAAACTACTGAAATGAAAACTTGCTTAATCAAACGACAAGTTGCTTACCAGGGTTAAAATATCGACATATTGGGGATAGACTTTAGATGGAAAGGCTTGCAAAAAGAAGTTCAAGCTCCTCATCTTGAGACGTGGATCTCTGCAACGCAGAAtgtaaaaagtcaaaaaaaaaaaaaaaaaacttggcaAATTTTTTTGATAACCAATCAAAATAAAGGCATAAATAAAACCTTTTTATCGCCAGAAGTTCAAGTGATGGATTGGATGATATGATTTAGAGAAGCTGTATGGTGTTATTTGGTTAGGATAACATATAGCATTCTAGTTGTTTGGTAAAGTTAGTTTTGTTTATAACTATCTTAAGTTCTCTGTAAAAAATAAAACGTGGGAGTGGCTTTTACAATTTTGAGGTTTCAGGACACAAGTCAAAGAAGGTTCAACAAGATCTGGTCCTGTCAAAAGATAGAATCTAAAGAATCCAGTAATAATGCATTAGTGTCTAATGCTGAAGAGAAACAATAACTTATTCATGTCAGCAAAACTGCAAATAGGGCAACCAGTTAATTTTAAAATTCATCAGGATCTGTGGAGATCAAACCCATTGGCAATGTTAAGCGATCAACAACATTCATGTTCTGAAACTAATCTGGAATTAGCATTCTATCTTTTTGCTGGGAACTTCAAATTGGCACCTCATGGAATGTGTTCGGTGACTCGGTCTATTTGATCATGTTGCCACAATACTTAAACAGTAAAAAATACCTAACTCTAGATAAATCCAAGATGTAACAGCCCTAGCATGATTCTAGAAAGAGGCCACAGTTACAAAAGCCTTGATGTATGAACATGCTGAAACTAGAAGTGTCAAAAAATATCTCAATTTACCAATTAAACATGTCTGATATGCTATTTTGCAGTCTAAAACAATGGAAAAAACTACTCCCTCTATTTCCAAATACTTGGCAACTTTgaggcctgtttgtttcaaccTGCTTCTGGCTTTTGCTTCCGTCAGAAACCTAGAAGCTAGAAGCTCAAATAAACGGGTTCGCTGaaaagtggcttctggagaaggcAGAAGTCTTCTTCTGAGGAAATGAACTAAGAACTGAGAAGCTAcctgagagtagcttttctgaaaagtgaTGTACTGGGAAGCCAAAAAAATGTTGTAAAAGccaacagctaaaatccaaatGCAGTTTTTCAGCAATGCCAAAAGCAGAatctcaaacaaacagaccctaagacACCCTTACCAAGGTGCTTCACTTTGTCTAGTATGAAATGACAAACACCTCAAAAAGTTATTCAAATGTTCTTAGGGCATAGTGGATGGAAGAAAGAATATATCTTGCAGGGCAAAATGGGAAACTACATATCAGAATACGCGAAGTGTGAAATATTTTGAAACAAGTAAAATGGTCAAAAGTGTCAAGTATTTGGAAATGGAGGTAGTAAGTAAAGTACAGAAAGTTTATGAAGCTAATAGTCACCTCCGCCCCCAACTGGTATAAACACTCAGATGCCAAACCTATTGTAGTTAATTTTAGCCCTTTCCTCACTAACAAAAAAGGGCTAATCGGGATAGAGTATATTAAATCCCCACACTTACACTAGGGTATCATAAGTTTACCACTCAATTGACGGGAAATCCAATTAAACCATTGGTCATTCCCCTGTTATATCCTATGGTTTCTTCATATATTTGTAATGGGCCAAGTATCTATGATGAAGATGTTCATTATGAAAAAACATAAACAGTACAATTATACTAAATTACGACTACTACTGGGTATAAGAACCTTCCATTTCTAGGGCCAACTTCAAACAATCTGTGCTGTGTATTTGGTCTTGGGACTAGTTCTTCGAAAGCAGCAGTCCAGCAATCTGTTTATTTTATCCAGATTATGAGAAACAAATATAAACATGCTTCCAGTTCTAGAAAAAGACAGCAGCAATGTTGCTCATCATTTAATTTTGATGAGGTGTATAAACATTATTTTCCCTAATGTCAAATCTTGGAAAATACGATACATCATGCTGCAGGCTGAACTTTGTGCTATCTGCTGGATGGACAATTCGTAGGGCAATGGCACACACTACCAGCATTGAGGtgataaaagaaaagaggatCATACAGGTAAGAATGAATCAAAATATCTCATGCAGAAACCAGAAAGTAAAGAAACGTGGGCTCACCTTGATAGACATCAGATGACGAAGTTTGTTTAGCACCTTCATGCGGTGTATCGCGTATGAACTATGGGCTGGCAGCTTGTTCAGTCTCGCTATTTCAGCATCAATGGCAGCATCCTTATCCCCATTTTTTAACTCGTTCTGCTTGCTAGCAGAATCAGCCTTTGATCAGTGAACTACATCATAATCCTATCAGCTAAAATCAGATGCGTACTAGGCATTTGTGTACTTAGAAGTGCATGCCGCCCAACCAAAAAGGCAACAACAGATATGCAAAAT of Phragmites australis chromosome 3, lpPhrAust1.1, whole genome shotgun sequence contains these proteins:
- the LOC133912817 gene encoding uncharacterized protein LOC133912817 isoform X2, encoding MEGGGSNTPFSSTGTTTLPTTPSSTANELKNGDKDAAIDAEIARLNKLPAHSSYAIHRMKVLNKLRHLMSIKRSTSQDEELELLFASLSI
- the LOC133912817 gene encoding uncharacterized protein LOC133912817 isoform X1, producing MEGGGSNTPFSSTGTTTLPTTPSSTAADSASKQNELKNGDKDAAIDAEIARLNKLPAHSSYAIHRMKVLNKLRHLMSIKRSTSQDEELELLFASLSI